The Panicum hallii strain FIL2 chromosome 9, PHallii_v3.1, whole genome shotgun sequence genome has a window encoding:
- the LOC112873102 gene encoding uncharacterized protein LOC112873102, which translates to MTDQEVTGFDDGEVLQRVHNVDQMVRDVEFQGVYTTSELARLKQFIEDSKKPLYPGCQKYSRLSGDLKLLQLKADHGWSNKSFKQLLDLLRDMLPEGNQVAESVYEAKKIIYPLGIEVEKIHACKNSCVLFRGDYADLDKCPKCGCDRYKRKKDGGDDNADDGNMPVEIRGKKKVNRGGPVRVAWYFPVIPWLKRWFATRKEAQLLRWHKEGRKKENDKLRHPADAAQWGNIDSHFKWFADDCRNLRFAMSTDGVNPFGNQSSTHSTWPVVLSMCNLPPWLCKKRKYMMLTILVSGPKQPSDHIDVYLRPLVDDLKTLWKPGVKEVWDEFGHEEFTLHTMLFTTINDNPAHRNLSGQSKRKGAACQHCLEETCSLWLRKSKKFAFMGHRRFLSKKHPYRDMDCQFNGEKENRVAPLHVTGDLVLLQVKNIKTIEELPKMTEKILGKRKKRDGEEEEDGKGIWNKKSILWELEYRELLDVRHSIDNMHVKKNVCESVCGTLLQQKLKGKDHKNAREDLKDMGIRSELYAEETDTGTDLLVAATTLSKTERKEFCEFLHGLKVPSGYSSNFKRLVSVKDMKMNFNLMKSHDCHVLMTALLPVALRGIKIVQVRDAVTSLCLFFNAIEQKVIDEEELLKLERRHFETLCMLEATFPPTFFDLMIHLTAHLVREIWFLGPSYLHQMFPYERYFGFLKSLVHNQSFPEGAMVRGYRTIEAVEWTMGYMDPQNPIGVPHSRHEGRLAGVGTMGIKSITPDPDAFNKAHFTVIQQIDLITPFANEHNQQLREENPARSEAWVAKKHMQCFSWWLRDYV; encoded by the coding sequence ATGACTGATCAAGAAGTTACGGGCTTCGATGATGGTGAGGTGTTGCAACGTGTGCACAATGTTGATCAAATGGTGCGGGATGTTGAGTTTCAAGGAGTGTACACAACTTCTGAATTAGCGAGGCTGAAGCAGTTCATTGAAGATTCAAAGAAACCCCTCTATCCTGGTTGCCAGAAGTACTCTCGCCTTTCTGGTGATCTAAAACTTCTGCAGCTTAAGGCAGATCATGGCTGGAGCAACAAAAGTTTCAAACAACTATTGGATCTGCTTAGAGACATGCTACCTGAGGGAAACCAAGTAGCCGAGTCTGTCTATGAGGCAAAGAAGATAATCTATCCTCTGGGAATAGAGGTTGAAAAAATTCATGCATGCAAGAACAGTTGTGTATTGTTCCGTGGAGATTATGCAGACCTTGACAAGTGCCCCAAGTGTGGGTGTGATCGGTACAAGAGGAAAAAAGATGGTGGAGATGATAATGCTGATGACGGGAACATGCCCGTGGAGATCAGAGGCAAGAAGAAGGTTAACAGAGGGGGTCCTGTGAGGGTGGCATGGTATTTTCCCGTCATTCCCTGGTTGAAAAGATGGTTCGCCACAAGAAAGGAGGCCCAACTCTTGCGTTGGCATAAGGAAGGCCGAAAGAAGGAAAATGACAAGCTTAGGCACCCCGCAGATGCAGCACAATGGGGTAACATTGATTCCCACTTTAAGTGGTTTGCTGATGATTGCAGAAACCTTCGGTTCGCTATGAGCACAGATGGCGTTAACCCATTCGGTAACCAGAGTTCaacacatagcacctggcctgTCGTGCTCTCAATGTGCAACCTTCCACCCTGGCTATGCAAGAAACGGAAATACATGATGCTGACAATATTAGTCTCTGGGCCAAAGCAACCTAGTGACCATATTGATGTCTACTTGAGGCCACTAGTTGATGACTTGAAGACACTTTGGAAGCCTGGTGTGAAGGAGGTTTGGGATGAGTTCGGGCATGAGGAGTTCACATTGCACACCATGTTGTTCACCACCATCAACGACAACCCAGCTCATCGCAACCTCTCCGGCCAGAGTAAAAGGAAAGGTGCAGCTTGCCAACACTGCTTGGAAGAAACTTGCTCATTGTGGCTAAGAAAATCAAAGAAATTCGCATTTATGGGGCATCGTCGTTTCCTCAGCAAGAAACATCCCTACCGGGACATGGATTGTCAGTTTAATGGGGAAAAGGAGAATCGAGTGGCGCCTCTGCATGTGACTGGAGATCTGGTCCTCTTGCAAGTCAAGAACATCAAAACTATCGAGGAGTTACCCAAAATGACTGAAAAAATCCTTGGCAAAAGAAAGAAACGAgatggtgaagaagaagaagatgggaaAGGAATTTGGAACAAGAAATCAATTCTATGGGAGCTAGAGTATCGGGAGCTGTTGGATGTGCGTCATTCGATTGACAACATGCACGTCAAGAAGAATGTGTGTGAAAGCGTTTGTGGAACATTACTGCAACAGAAGTTGAAAGGAAaagatcataaaaatgcaagggAGGATCTTAAAGATATGGGCATTAGGTCGGAGCTCTATGCAGAGGAAACCGACACGGGGACGGACCTTCTCGTCGCTGCAACCACCTTGTCAAAGACAGAGAGAAAAGAATTCTGTgagtttttgcatggtttgaAAGTACCTTCAGGCTACTCATCGAACTTCAAGAGGCTAGTGTCGGTGAAGGATATGAAAATGAATTTCAACTTGATGAAATCTCATGATTGCCATGTGTTGATGACAGCTCTTCTTCCTGTTGCACTTAGAGGTATCAAGATAGTACAGGTTCGCGACGCGGTCACgagcttgtgtttattcttcaATGCAATAGAACAGAAGGTGATTGATGAGGAAGAACTATTGAAGTTAGAGAGGAGGCATTTCGAGACCCTATGCATGCTTGAAGCTACCTTCCCACCAACATTCTTTGATCTCATGATCCATCTAACAGCACATCTCGTGAGGGAGATCTGGTTTCTTGGCCCATCTTACCTTCATCAGATGTTTCCATATGAGAGGTACTTTGGATTCCTCAAATCATTGGTACATAACCAGTCATTTCCGGAGGGAGCCATGGTTCGTGGCTATAGGACCATCGAAGCAGTGGAGTGGACCATGGGTTATATGGACCCCCAAAACCCCATTGGTGTGCCTCATTCACGGCATGAAGGTAGGCTTGCAGGTGTTGGGACCATGGGGATAAAGTCAATCACTCCGGATCCAGATGCCTTCAACAAGGCTCATTTCACCGTGATACAACAGATTGACCTGATTACACCATTTGCCAACGAGCACAACCAACAACTACGTGAAGAAAACCCTGCCCGTAGTGAGGCTTGGGTTGCAAAGAAGCACATGCAATGCTTCAGCTGGTGGCTCCGAGATTATGTCTAG